From the Methanobrevibacter thaueri genome, the window TGTGGGTAACATGTTTATCCAACATCAATTTGGCCGCATCCTGCACATCCGCATCGGCCTTGATTGTTGCAATCTTTTCCATCATCAGATCCTCAACAGTGCTGCTTGACAGGAACTTTGAAAGGATGTGATTCAACTGTCCCCTTTCAAGAAGGAATGCGTCGTGGCCGTAATTTGACTTTATCTCTGAAAATGAGACTTCCACGTTGTTGACGTTCAGTGCTGTCACAAGCTCTGTGCTCTGTTCGGTCGGATATAGCCAATCAGAATCAACAGAAATCACTTCAGTCTTACATTCAACCTCCTTAAGTCCGTCAATCAATGAATCGTTAACGCTTAAATCGAATAGGTCAACTGCTTTTGTTATGAATAGGTAACTGTTTGCATCAAAACGCTTAACGAATGTCTCTCCTTGATGCTTGAGATAGCTTTCGACCTGGAAGTCTATTGAGAAATCATAGCTGATTTCCTCCTTGTCCTGCAAGTCCCTTCCAAACTTGATGTCCATTGACTCATCGCTCAAATAGGTAATGTGAGCTATCATACGGGCAAGGGACAATCCGTTTTCCGGAATCTTGCCGGTTTCATAATAGTTTCCATTGTTCCAGTTAGGGTCTGAGAATATTGCCTGACGACCTACTTCATTGAAAGCTATTTGCTGCGGGGAGGACAATCCTGTTGTAGCTATCGGAACTGCCTTTTTCATCATTGCAGGATAGGTCACCATCCAGTCAAGAACCTGCATTCCTCCCATTGAACCGCCGATTATCGCATATAATTGGCTTATTCCAAATGAGTCAACAAGTTTCTTTTGAACTTTAACCATATCCCTGATGGTAATTACGGGGAAATCCAAACCATATTGCTTTCCTGTCTCTGGATTGATTGAACTAGGGCCTGTTGTTCCTTTACATCCTCCAAGCACATTGGAACATATTATGAAGAACTTTTCAGTGTCCAATGCCTTTCCAGGACCTATCACTATTTCCCACCAACCAGGTTTCCTGTCACCCTCGTGCCATCCTGCGGCATGTGCATCACCTGTAAGGGCATGACAGATTAAAATAGCATTGGTTTTTTCTTTGTTAAGCTCACCGTAGGTTTCATATGCTACTGTGACCTTTTCAAGGGTTTTTCCACTATCTAATGTAATTGGTTCGTTAATGTCATAGTATTGTGTCTCAACAATACCAACAGATTCTTTATTCATTTATTTTCTCCCTATTCGTAGCTTGCGCATAGCTCCTTTCGCAGCTGATTGTTCAGCTTCTTTCTTGTTCTTTCCTCTTCCAACACCCATTTGCTTTCCGTCGATTAGACAGGCCATGATGAATGTCTTGTCATGAGGAACACCATATTCTTTCAATACTTCATAGGTTATTTTAATTTCGTGAGCGTCACCATATTCCTTCATTGAAGACTTGTAATCCTCAAAGAAGACTCTTTCCTGATCAATATATTTGAATATTGCATTTGAAACAAATTCCTTTGCGAATTCCATTCCCTTGTCTAGGAATATAGCTCC encodes:
- the metX gene encoding homoserine O-acetyltransferase MetX: MNKESVGIVETQYYDINEPITLDSGKTLEKVTVAYETYGELNKEKTNAILICHALTGDAHAAGWHEGDRKPGWWEIVIGPGKALDTEKFFIICSNVLGGCKGTTGPSSINPETGKQYGLDFPVITIRDMVKVQKKLVDSFGISQLYAIIGGSMGGMQVLDWMVTYPAMMKKAVPIATTGLSSPQQIAFNEVGRQAIFSDPNWNNGNYYETGKIPENGLSLARMIAHITYLSDESMDIKFGRDLQDKEEISYDFSIDFQVESYLKHQGETFVKRFDANSYLFITKAVDLFDLSVNDSLIDGLKEVECKTEVISVDSDWLYPTEQSTELVTALNVNNVEVSFSEIKSNYGHDAFLLERGQLNHILSKFLSSSTVEDLMMEKIATIKADADVQDAAKLMLDKHVTHIPVVTDENKLIGIVTSWDLSKSIATNSNQLIDIMTTTVKYCHADDTIEEIARQMRKFDISCLPVVDEDMAVLGLITTDQISNLLG